In Balneola sp., a single genomic region encodes these proteins:
- a CDS encoding phosphoenolpyruvate carboxylase, with protein MHWKETVSNLAESSGISQSLSKRVINLTEILEELAEEKHGKEFVKKLGKLPIESAKALDEGDEDALKSLQKEMGDASLEEIKEILRMYTTFFHLVNSLEQYEISRVNRSREFEETPESPRKESIAESVYRMKEQGYSFEEALDTFHQMDIQPTITAHPTEARRRSVLLKQQELASMVSRLGDSDITPDEKIDLRREILNQLNLLLLTDEVRAERLSVEDEVENGLFYFTHSIWDSIPVLYRDIRQAFDTYYNKRPEIPIVLKYRSWIGSDRDGNPNVTSSVTWETVIQQRKTVLSMYRKDLNELRRYLSVSDNQSSVSEALVNSIKEDEKDFPISERIDRRYRREPYRRKVVHVMKKIEYLLDALSGDKKDILEKSKKYTAEEFIADLELIKESLAENGLPGLSEQGKLQDMIIRARTFGFHLSGLDIRQHSGLHEETVSELLSQAKVIDNYGELSEDDKIEVLVQELSNPRPLSPAKSARSEVASRVMTVFEEISDMLTLNPEIFGSYIISMTHGISDMMEVMLIAKEVGLWSYSGDKVESALDVVPLFETIEDLENSADLMGQMYEHDLFSKHLKSRDNFQEIMLGYSDSNKDGGYWMANWALDKAQYELGTVCRKYEVDFRLFHGRGGTVGRGGGQSNQAIIAMPAVANNGRIRFTEQGEVISFRYMLPSITHRHLEQIVNAMAKVTMAQYSESAGYLHGKEEEREVINTLADVSMKAYRDLIDDPEFWDWYSGITPIEHIGKLPIASRPVSRGSSDSMTFDSLRAIPWVFAWTQVRYNTPGWYGIGEGLKEASKQNDKTLEILKKWNKEWTFFRTVLNNSQREMARTHLPTSDLYNNEPSKFHTQLIENFEEAENWITSITGYDHILDHNKVIQNSILFRNPFTYPMNIIQAELLKRWKKADEKEQKEDLTEVLFLNINGIAAAMQSTG; from the coding sequence ATGCACTGGAAAGAAACAGTAAGCAATCTCGCTGAAAGTAGCGGGATCAGTCAAAGCCTTTCGAAAAGAGTTATTAATCTTACGGAAATCCTGGAGGAACTTGCCGAAGAAAAGCACGGCAAAGAGTTCGTTAAAAAACTGGGTAAGCTTCCCATAGAAAGTGCCAAGGCTCTGGATGAAGGAGATGAAGACGCACTTAAATCTCTCCAGAAAGAAATGGGTGATGCATCACTTGAAGAGATTAAAGAAATTCTCCGGATGTACACGACCTTTTTTCATTTGGTGAATTCTCTGGAACAGTATGAAATAAGCAGGGTCAACAGAAGTCGTGAATTTGAGGAAACTCCGGAATCACCACGAAAAGAAAGTATCGCGGAATCTGTATACCGGATGAAGGAGCAAGGGTATAGCTTTGAAGAAGCGCTGGATACATTTCACCAAATGGATATTCAGCCCACCATTACCGCACACCCAACGGAAGCTCGCCGAAGAAGCGTGTTGTTGAAGCAGCAGGAACTGGCTTCTATGGTTTCCAGACTGGGTGACAGCGACATCACCCCAGATGAAAAAATTGACTTACGCCGAGAAATCCTGAATCAACTGAACCTGCTTTTACTTACTGATGAAGTTCGTGCAGAGCGGTTGTCGGTAGAAGATGAAGTGGAAAACGGCTTGTTCTATTTTACCCATTCCATCTGGGATTCTATTCCTGTCCTATATCGCGACATCCGCCAGGCTTTTGATACCTATTACAACAAGCGGCCGGAAATTCCGATTGTACTGAAATACCGTTCGTGGATTGGTAGTGATCGCGATGGAAATCCAAACGTGACGTCAAGCGTAACCTGGGAGACTGTGATTCAACAGCGGAAAACGGTGTTGAGTATGTATCGAAAAGATTTGAATGAGTTAAGAAGATATCTGAGTGTATCCGACAATCAGTCTTCCGTTTCAGAAGCGCTGGTGAATTCCATTAAAGAGGATGAAAAAGATTTTCCGATCTCGGAACGTATCGACCGAAGATATCGCAGAGAACCTTATCGCCGGAAAGTGGTTCATGTGATGAAAAAGATCGAATATCTGCTGGATGCTCTATCTGGTGATAAAAAAGATATTCTGGAGAAATCTAAGAAGTACACTGCTGAAGAGTTTATTGCTGATCTTGAGTTGATCAAAGAAAGCTTAGCGGAAAACGGCCTTCCGGGGCTTTCAGAGCAAGGAAAGCTGCAGGATATGATTATCCGAGCCAGAACTTTTGGGTTTCACCTCAGTGGACTGGATATCAGGCAGCATAGTGGGTTGCATGAGGAAACGGTATCGGAATTGTTATCTCAGGCAAAAGTAATAGATAATTATGGTGAACTAAGTGAAGATGATAAGATTGAGGTCCTGGTTCAGGAGCTTTCAAATCCTCGTCCGCTGAGTCCGGCGAAAAGCGCTCGTTCTGAAGTAGCAAGTCGAGTTATGACGGTTTTCGAAGAAATCAGCGATATGCTGACTTTGAATCCTGAAATCTTTGGGAGCTATATCATCAGTATGACACACGGCATTAGCGATATGATGGAAGTGATGCTGATTGCTAAAGAAGTCGGGCTCTGGAGCTATTCCGGTGATAAAGTAGAAAGCGCGCTTGATGTAGTGCCACTTTTTGAAACCATTGAAGATTTAGAGAACAGTGCTGACTTGATGGGGCAGATGTACGAGCACGATCTGTTTTCCAAGCATCTAAAATCACGGGATAACTTTCAGGAAATTATGCTGGGCTATTCCGACAGTAATAAAGATGGCGGATACTGGATGGCCAATTGGGCACTGGACAAAGCACAGTATGAACTCGGTACCGTTTGTAGAAAATATGAAGTTGATTTCCGGTTATTCCATGGGCGTGGTGGAACGGTTGGCCGTGGAGGAGGGCAGTCTAATCAAGCGATTATAGCAATGCCTGCGGTTGCCAATAACGGAAGAATTAGATTTACCGAGCAGGGAGAAGTTATTTCATTCCGATACATGTTGCCATCCATTACTCACCGTCACCTTGAGCAGATTGTGAACGCAATGGCGAAAGTGACGATGGCGCAGTACTCGGAGTCAGCTGGATATCTACACGGCAAAGAAGAAGAGCGTGAAGTCATTAATACGCTTGCCGACGTTTCTATGAAAGCATACCGTGATCTTATTGATGATCCGGAATTCTGGGACTGGTATTCAGGAATCACTCCTATCGAGCATATTGGTAAGCTTCCAATTGCTTCACGGCCGGTTTCGCGGGGGTCGTCAGATTCAATGACTTTCGACTCTTTGCGAGCTATTCCATGGGTATTTGCATGGACACAAGTTCGATATAATACACCGGGCTGGTATGGAATTGGGGAAGGTTTGAAGGAAGCCTCAAAGCAGAATGACAAGACATTGGAAATTCTGAAAAAATGGAACAAAGAATGGACGTTTTTCCGAACAGTGTTGAATAACTCTCAGCGTGAAATGGCTAGGACACATCTGCCAACTTCGGATCTCTACAATAACGAACCATCAAAATTCCATACACAGTTAATTGAAAATTTCGAAGAAGCGGAAAATTGGATTACATCGATTACAGGGTATGATCATATTCTGGACCACAACAAAGTGATTCAGAATTCAATCTTATTCCGAAACCCGTTCACATATCCAATGAATATTATTCAGGCGGAATTGCTAAAGCGATGGAAAAAAGCAGACGAGAAGGAGCAAAAAGAGGATTTAACCGAAGTTTTATTCCTCAATATTAATGGAATTGCGGCTGCTATGCAGAGCACCGGGTAA
- a CDS encoding DNA-3-methyladenine glycosylase I, protein MSVKRCDWVEDQFDDYIQYHDNEWGVPIHDDQTHFEFLILEGAQAGLSWSTILKRRDGYRKAFADFDPEKVATFSEDKIQELLQFEGIIRNKLKVRSAVTNAQLFLDIQKEFGSFDNYIWEFVGGETIVNHWKSMKEVPATTKESDALAKDLKKRGFKFTGSTIMYAHMQACGLVMDHTTDCFRYDELSDYS, encoded by the coding sequence ATGAGTGTAAAACGCTGTGATTGGGTAGAAGACCAATTTGATGACTACATACAATACCATGATAACGAATGGGGCGTTCCGATTCATGACGACCAAACTCATTTTGAATTCCTGATTTTGGAAGGTGCTCAAGCTGGGTTAAGCTGGTCTACCATCCTAAAAAGACGGGATGGCTACCGCAAAGCTTTTGCTGATTTTGATCCCGAGAAAGTAGCAACCTTTAGCGAGGACAAAATTCAGGAACTACTTCAGTTTGAAGGCATAATCCGGAATAAACTGAAAGTTCGTTCGGCCGTAACCAACGCTCAGTTATTTCTGGACATTCAAAAGGAATTTGGAAGCTTCGATAATTATATATGGGAATTTGTTGGAGGTGAAACCATCGTGAATCATTGGAAAAGTATGAAAGAAGTCCCTGCAACAACTAAAGAATCAGATGCTCTTGCCAAGGATTTAAAGAAACGCGGATTTAAGTTTACAGGAAGTACCATCATGTATGCCCATATGCAAGCGTGTGGTTTGGTGATGGATCATACCACTGATTGTTTTAGGTATGATGAGCTCTCAGATTACTCCTGA
- the crcB gene encoding fluoride efflux transporter CrcB yields MNVDWLKIIAVGSGGFIGASGRYLLSLFAQSKFPDSEFPYGTVIVNMLGCLLIGFLAGLFELKSWAHPEFRLFIFVGVLGGFTTFSTFSHETFLLWENGKLLMSFLNMGLQITLGLVFVWIGYQLLRLLN; encoded by the coding sequence ATGAATGTTGACTGGCTGAAAATTATAGCGGTCGGTTCCGGTGGTTTCATTGGAGCTTCAGGCCGCTATTTACTTTCCCTTTTTGCACAGTCTAAATTTCCCGATAGTGAATTTCCTTATGGCACCGTTATTGTAAATATGCTGGGGTGTCTGTTAATAGGATTTTTAGCAGGATTATTTGAGTTGAAATCCTGGGCACATCCCGAATTCCGGCTTTTCATTTTTGTAGGAGTTCTGGGCGGTTTTACCACCTTTTCAACCTTCTCTCATGAAACTTTTCTGCTTTGGGAAAACGGAAAATTGTTGATGAGCTTTCTGAACATGGGACTTCAGATTACACTGGGGTTGGTTTTCGTTTGGATAGGGTATCAGCTACTTCGGTTGCTTAACTAA
- a CDS encoding glyoxylate/hydroxypyruvate reductase A: MSLLLIAKNRDFTSLKEALLEKDPNLDVEIWPRVQNKERVQFAVCWQHPKHVLDSYPNLKAVSSLGAGLNHLLDDEDLPESTRICRLVTTSLKDQMAEYILNAITNYRLHIPKYISQKQTGKWAQHSAIPKSSSSVGIMGMGEMGQAVAQELVRQGYLVNSWSRSQKDLDGINSFSGQDGLSSFLEHSKILVNLLPLTNETDGILDLELFKKLQKPGFLINVGRGSHLVEEDLIYALDTGQLDGAYLDVFNTEPLPENHPFWNRQNIMITPHIAAITPAKEAADVIVENYKRALSGMDLMFEVERERGY; this comes from the coding sequence ATGTCGCTGTTACTTATAGCAAAAAACCGGGACTTCACTTCTCTCAAAGAAGCATTATTAGAAAAAGATCCAAACCTGGATGTGGAAATTTGGCCTCGTGTCCAAAATAAGGAACGAGTACAATTTGCCGTTTGCTGGCAGCATCCAAAGCACGTTTTGGACAGCTACCCAAACTTAAAAGCCGTTTCCTCATTAGGTGCTGGGTTGAATCATTTACTTGATGATGAAGATCTTCCCGAATCGACGAGAATTTGCCGTTTAGTAACTACTTCTCTCAAAGATCAGATGGCTGAATATATACTCAATGCCATTACTAATTATCGGCTGCATATTCCAAAATATATCAGCCAAAAACAGACAGGTAAATGGGCCCAACACAGCGCTATACCAAAAAGCAGCTCCTCTGTTGGGATTATGGGGATGGGCGAGATGGGGCAAGCTGTTGCCCAAGAGCTAGTGCGTCAAGGTTATCTTGTCAATAGCTGGTCTCGTTCGCAAAAAGATCTGGATGGTATTAATTCCTTCTCGGGACAAGATGGACTGAGTTCTTTTCTGGAGCATTCAAAGATATTAGTCAATTTACTACCACTGACTAATGAAACCGATGGCATTCTTGATCTTGAGCTTTTTAAAAAACTGCAAAAACCTGGTTTCCTAATCAACGTTGGGCGTGGGAGTCATCTGGTGGAAGAAGATCTGATTTATGCGTTAGATACCGGGCAGCTTGATGGAGCATACTTGGATGTCTTCAACACAGAACCACTTCCTGAGAATCATCCCTTCTGGAATCGTCAGAATATTATGATTACTCCTCATATTGCTGCTATAACTCCCGCAAAAGAAGCAGCTGATGTTATTGTAGAAAACTACAAGCGGGCACTTTCGGGTATGGATCTTATGTTTGAGGTAGAGCGAGAGAGAGGGTATTGA
- a CDS encoding coenzyme A pyrophosphatase yields MAPYPLNGKPNRTHYEPAHDDFRNSSVLVPFIEWNGELEIILTLRTQSINHGGQLSFPGGGKEGDETIEETALREAQEEIGLDRESAEIVGKLTPLYVGHSDNMVTPVIAFIRKEQEFTPNPNEVDEIISVPISDLVTEQKLIEDEWDLRGTPYNVPFWNIHRVPLWGATAMMMSELVELYKEYVSKHNNS; encoded by the coding sequence ATGGCTCCCTATCCTTTAAATGGGAAGCCTAACCGAACTCACTACGAACCCGCTCATGATGATTTTCGAAACAGCAGCGTACTCGTTCCTTTTATTGAGTGGAATGGTGAATTGGAGATTATTCTCACCCTCAGAACCCAGTCAATAAATCATGGCGGACAATTAAGTTTCCCGGGTGGTGGAAAAGAAGGTGACGAAACAATTGAAGAAACAGCCTTACGTGAAGCCCAGGAAGAAATTGGCTTAGATAGAGAAAGTGCTGAGATTGTAGGGAAACTCACTCCTCTTTATGTTGGTCATTCTGATAACATGGTAACCCCGGTGATTGCCTTCATTCGAAAAGAGCAAGAATTCACTCCTAATCCGAACGAGGTGGACGAAATTATATCAGTTCCCATTTCTGATTTAGTCACCGAACAAAAGCTTATCGAAGATGAGTGGGATTTAAGAGGCACTCCATACAACGTTCCCTTCTGGAATATCCATCGGGTTCCACTTTGGGGTGCCACTGCCATGATGATGAGTGAGCTGGTTGAATTGTATAAAGAATATGTTTCTAAACACAACAATTCCTAA
- a CDS encoding adenosine kinase has protein sequence MSKKHNVYGIGNALVDLEFKVSPEFLKEHEVKKGLMTLVDEDTQHRLIGAIEHHKTEKKSGGSAANTVIAVSQFGGKAFYSCKVAADEFGDFYLKDMEDAGIPTNFDRQEREAGVTGKCLVMITDDADRTMNTYLGISSGLSTSEVDERAIKDSEYVYLEGYLVASEPGLEAMKEAKNIAEENDVKTALTLSDPSIVGAFKSQFKDVIGASVDLLFCNEEEAKAFTGKDDLIEAREMLKQEAKRFVITQGKNGAMIYDGDTFIDIEPYDVKAVDTNGAGDMFAGAFLYGITNGLGFANSGKLASLAGSKIVAQYGPRLKWHEAQEILHQLK, from the coding sequence ATGAGTAAAAAGCACAACGTATATGGCATTGGTAATGCCCTTGTAGATTTAGAATTTAAAGTCAGTCCGGAATTTCTTAAAGAACATGAAGTTAAAAAAGGACTGATGACACTGGTCGATGAAGACACCCAGCATCGCCTTATCGGTGCAATTGAGCATCATAAAACAGAGAAAAAGTCAGGCGGTTCGGCAGCCAATACAGTGATCGCAGTAAGTCAGTTTGGTGGAAAAGCCTTCTATTCTTGTAAAGTAGCAGCCGACGAGTTCGGTGATTTCTATTTAAAGGATATGGAAGATGCCGGTATCCCAACAAATTTTGACAGGCAAGAACGTGAGGCAGGCGTGACTGGAAAATGTCTGGTAATGATTACTGATGATGCCGATCGCACGATGAATACTTATTTGGGGATTTCATCCGGTTTGTCAACTAGCGAAGTGGATGAGCGGGCAATTAAAGATTCCGAATATGTCTATCTGGAAGGATATCTGGTGGCTTCAGAACCTGGGCTTGAGGCGATGAAAGAAGCCAAGAATATCGCAGAAGAAAATGATGTGAAAACGGCTCTGACACTTTCAGATCCATCTATTGTAGGTGCATTTAAGTCTCAGTTTAAAGATGTAATTGGTGCATCTGTAGATCTGCTTTTCTGTAATGAAGAAGAAGCCAAAGCTTTTACAGGGAAAGATGATTTGATAGAAGCACGCGAGATGTTGAAGCAGGAAGCTAAGCGCTTTGTCATTACCCAAGGCAAAAATGGTGCAATGATTTATGATGGAGACACCTTCATTGACATCGAGCCTTACGACGTGAAAGCAGTAGATACCAATGGAGCAGGCGATATGTTTGCCGGAGCTTTTCTTTATGGAATTACGAATGGTTTAGGATTTGCAAACTCAGGCAAATTAGCCAGCCTAGCTGGATCAAAGATCGTAGCACAATATGGTCCAAGACTAAAGTGGCACGAAGCACAAGAAATCCTTCACCAACTAAAATAA
- a CDS encoding branched chain amino acid aminotransferase, with the protein MMNDIISSTNITVKPVNESRINEVDFDNLIFGRKFSDHMFEMDYVDGEWKKPVVKPYGAFEVTPAMNVFHYGQAVFEGMKAFYVDENTVHIFRPETHFERFNNSCRRMCIPETDYETFIEALETLIKMDSQWIPKKSGTALYIRPFIFASDDLLAARSSDKFTYQIITSPVGAYYAEGFNPVSLTTTENYVRAVKGGTGEAKAAGNYAGSFLPAQKAKEKGYTQVLWLDAKEHKYIEEVGTMNIHFLIGDTLITPALTGSILPGVTRRSVVALAKEWGLNVEERRITIDEVFKAYEDGSLKEIFGSGTAAVVSPVGLIDHKGKTIELDREKPGEFAQKCFDKITDIQYGRAEDKFGWIHPVTI; encoded by the coding sequence ATGATGAACGACATAATTTCAAGCACCAATATTACTGTAAAACCAGTTAATGAGAGCCGAATAAACGAGGTTGATTTCGATAACCTGATTTTTGGCCGAAAGTTCTCTGACCACATGTTCGAAATGGATTATGTGGATGGAGAATGGAAAAAACCTGTTGTCAAACCCTATGGGGCCTTCGAGGTTACGCCAGCCATGAATGTGTTTCATTATGGTCAGGCTGTATTTGAAGGGATGAAAGCATTTTATGTGGATGAAAATACGGTCCACATTTTTCGCCCTGAAACCCATTTTGAGCGGTTCAATAATTCTTGTCGCCGAATGTGTATTCCAGAAACGGATTACGAAACATTTATTGAGGCACTTGAAACCCTGATTAAGATGGATAGCCAATGGATTCCAAAAAAATCAGGTACAGCGTTATATATCCGTCCATTTATTTTTGCTTCGGACGATCTATTAGCTGCCCGGTCATCTGATAAATTCACGTATCAGATTATTACTTCTCCGGTTGGTGCCTATTATGCAGAAGGTTTTAACCCTGTTTCCCTGACAACTACGGAAAACTACGTCCGAGCTGTTAAAGGCGGCACAGGTGAAGCGAAAGCGGCTGGTAATTATGCAGGAAGCTTTCTGCCGGCCCAAAAAGCCAAAGAAAAAGGATACACTCAGGTGCTTTGGTTAGACGCCAAAGAGCACAAATATATTGAAGAAGTGGGTACCATGAATATTCACTTTCTTATTGGCGATACCCTGATTACGCCAGCTTTGACGGGTTCGATTCTCCCGGGTGTAACTCGCCGTTCAGTTGTAGCTCTTGCCAAAGAGTGGGGATTGAATGTTGAAGAACGCCGCATAACGATTGATGAAGTGTTTAAGGCTTATGAAGATGGATCACTCAAAGAAATCTTCGGTTCAGGAACTGCTGCTGTAGTTTCTCCGGTGGGTTTGATTGACCATAAAGGTAAAACCATAGAGCTTGACCGTGAAAAGCCCGGCGAATTTGCTCAGAAATGCTTCGACAAAATTACCGACATACAGTATGGTCGGGCAGAGGATAAGTTTGGCTGGATCCATCCGGTAACCATTTAA